The following is a genomic window from Nocardioides thalensis.
GATCGTGGTCTCGCTCGAGGACGACAGCTCGATCTTCGCCTTCTCGGCGGCCTCCTGGAGGCGCTGGGCGGCGATCTTGTCGGCCGACAGGTCGACGCCGTTGTTGTCCTTGAACTTCTTGACCATCCACTCGACGATCCGGTTGTCCCAGTCGTCACCGCCGAGGTGGTTGTCACCGCTGGTGGCCTTCACCTCGACGACGCCCTCGCCGATCTCGAGCAGGGACACGTCGAACGTGCCGCCACCGAGGTCGAAGACCAGGATGGTCTGGTCGTCGCCCTTGTCGAGGCCGTAGGCGAGCGCGGCCGCGGTGGGCTCGTTGACGATCCGGTCGACCTTCAGGCCCGCGATCTCGCCGGCCTCCTTGGTGGCCTGGCGCTGCGCGTCGGAGAAGTAGGCCGGGACCGTGATCACCGCGTTGGTGACGGTCTCGCCGAGGTAGGCCTCCGCGTCGCGCTTGAGCTTCTGCAGGATGAAGGCGCTGATCTGCTGGGGGGTGAACTTCTTGTCGTCGATCTCCTTGGTCCAGGACTCGCCCATGTGGCGCTTCACGGACCGGATCGTGCGGTCGACGTTGGTGACCGCCTGGCGCTTGGCGACCTCGCCGACGAGCACCTCACCGCTCTTGGCGAAGGCGACGACGGACGGGGTGGTCCGGGCGCCCTCCGCGTTGGCGATGACCGTGGGCTCGCCGCCCTCGAGGACCGCGACGACGCTGTTCGTCGTACCGAGGTCGATGCCGACAGCTCGTGCCATGTCTGGTGTCCCTCCTGCTGTGCCCGGATCCCGGGCGCAAGTTAGTTGAGTCGGATTGACTCAAGTTTGTCACACGCCTCAACGGGCCGTCACATCGGGTTTGTTCCCGCCGTGGACGACCGCGGGGATAAGTGGTGGAGCACACTGTCCGGGTGCTGCCCGTCACGCGCCGGACGCTGGCCGCGGCCGGCCTGGTCGCCGCCGCGACCGTCGCCTGCAGGCCGGTCCGCGCGGGCGACCTGCGGGTCGACACGGCGCTGCGCGCCGTCGAGGTCCTCGCCGGCCGGATCGGGCCACGGGAGGCGACCTCGCCGGCGTACGACGAGGCCGCGGCGTGGGTGGAGGGCCGGCTCGAGGCCTTGGGCTGGACGGTACGGCGCCAGCGGTTCGACGTGCCGGCGGGGAGCTCGTGGGGCGTGCCCGTGCCGGGCGGCACCTCGGTCAACCTGGTGGCCACCCGTCGTGAGGCCCGGCCCGGGCGGCCGTGGCTGGTCGTCGGCGCCCACCTCGACACCGTGCCGCAGGCGCCGGGAGCCGAGGACAACGCCTCGGGGATCGGGGTGCTGCTCGCAGTCGCCGAGGCGACGGCGTGGCGGCTGACCCGGCTGCCGGTCGCGCTCGTCGCGTTCGGCGCCGAGGAGCCCCGCGGCCCGACCGACGACGACCACCACTACGGCTCGCGGGCCTACGTCGCGTCGCTGTCGGCGCGCGAGCGGCGCAGCCTGCGCGGGATGGTCTCGCTGGACCGGGTCGGCGTCGGCTCGGTCGTCCCGGTCGGCAGCGCCGGCGAGGCCGACCCGCTCCGCCGCGAGCTCGAGGCCGCGGCGCGTCGGGCGGGGGTGCCGGTGGCGCCGGAGACGTTCCAGCGCTCGAGCGACCACTGGTCGTTCGTCCGCGACGGCCTCCCCGGCGTCCGCCTCGGCGGCACGTCGTACGCCGCCTACCACTCCTCCGCCGACGTCCCCGGCGTCGTCAGCGCCGACCAGCTCGGGCGGACGGGTCGCATCGTGCTCCAGTGGCTCCGGTGACGCCGAGTCGGCTCGTCTTCACGCTCAGAGGACCCCGAGCGGGCTCATCTTCACGCTCCTACGACGCCGAGCCGGCGCGTGATCACCGGCCGACTCGGCCCTCTCAGGGCGTGCAGACGCGCCGACTCGGCGATGACGTGAGGCAGCGGACCAACGGGCCGGCGGAGGGCGACGTGGTACTGGCGACGTCGCGCAGGATGTCGGCGGCGACCTCCCCGTCCACCACCCGGGGCGCGAACGTCGCCGGGTCCATCGCATAGGGCACCAGCCGCAGCGAGATCAGCTCGGGCCCGCGCCAGGTGGTCTCCAGCATCACGCCCTGCATGACCTGCGGCTCCCAGTCCATGTCGAAGACGAAGTTGCCGAGGGAGTGCAGCACGGGCACCCCGCTGATCTGCTCCACCCCCTGCACCCAGTGCGGGTGACCGCCCACGACGAGGTCGGCGCCGGCGGCGACGAGGGCGCGCGCGACCCGGTGCTGCACCGGCTCCGGCACGTGGGTGTACTGCGTGCCCCAGTGCGGCAGCACCACGACCGCGTCGGCGACCCGGTCCGCGCGCCGGACCGCCGCGGTCACCCGGTCGAGGTCGGCCTGTTGAAGGGGCCCGGTGCGCGGCGGCATCCGCACCGAGAGGGCGCCGGGCGTCGTCGCGGTGGCCATCGGCGTCTCGCCGATCGCGTTGAAGCCCAGGAACGCGAACGTCGTGCCGCGCGCCTCGAGCAGCAGCGGCCGCGCGGCAGCGCGCGCCGTACGGCCGGCGCCGAAGGCGCGCACCGGCCCGTCGGAGAGCAGGTCGACGGTCTCCAGCAGCGCCCGCTCGCCGTAGTCGCCGAGGTGGTTGTTGGCGAGCGACACCGCGTCGAAGCCCGCCCACCGGAGCAGGTCGAGGTCGGCCGGTGAGCCGCCGAAGGAGTCGCCGCCCTGCGTGGGCTCGCCGTCGGTCGACAGGGTCTGCTCGAGGTTGCCGACGGTCAGGTCGGCCGAGCGCAGCAGCCCGGCCATCGGGGCCAGCGCCCGCCGCCCGTCGGCCACGCCGCGCACCAGCATCAGGTCGCCGACGATGGTCAGGTCGACCGCCGGCGGCGGCTCGGGCTCCCCCGCCGACGGAGACGACGAGCCGGGTGCCGACGGCGACGCCGACGTCGCGCCGGAGGTCGCCGCTGTCGTGCTGGTCGGCGTGCCGCCCTTGGGGCCGGCGCCGTCGTCGGCGCACGCCGCGAGCGAGGCGGCGACGAAGGCCACCGCGACCACCCACCCGGACCTCACCGGCCCAGTGTGCGCCTCGGGGGACTACCGGACGGTGACCTTGACCTCGTTGGACGAGGTGCCGCTGGCGTTGTCGATCACGCGGAACCGGTGGGTGCCGGTCACACCGGTGAAGATGTAGGTCGAGAACGTCTCGTTGCTGACCGGGATCGTGGCGTCGAAGTCGGCCCAGGCGCCGCCCTCGAACCGCTGCACCTGGAGGATCGCGCCCTCGCCGCCCGGGTAGACGCCCGTGAGGTCGATGTTCTCGCCGGCCGCGACCTCGCTCTGGAGCGCCTGGAGGGAGATCTCGCCCTCCTTGGCCGACTCCGACTCGGTCGGCTTCGTGCGCTCGGTGGTGGCCTCGTCGGTCGGCTCGTCGACGTCGGCGTCCTCGGTGTTGAGCGTGATCTC
Proteins encoded in this region:
- a CDS encoding M28 family peptidase, with the translated sequence MEHTVRVLPVTRRTLAAAGLVAAATVACRPVRAGDLRVDTALRAVEVLAGRIGPREATSPAYDEAAAWVEGRLEALGWTVRRQRFDVPAGSSWGVPVPGGTSVNLVATRREARPGRPWLVVGAHLDTVPQAPGAEDNASGIGVLLAVAEATAWRLTRLPVALVAFGAEEPRGPTDDDHHYGSRAYVASLSARERRSLRGMVSLDRVGVGSVVPVGSAGEADPLRRELEAAARRAGVPVAPETFQRSSDHWSFVRDGLPGVRLGGTSYAAYHSSADVPGVVSADQLGRTGRIVLQWLR
- a CDS encoding CapA family protein — translated: MRSGWVVAVAFVAASLAACADDGAGPKGGTPTSTTAATSGATSASPSAPGSSSPSAGEPEPPPAVDLTIVGDLMLVRGVADGRRALAPMAGLLRSADLTVGNLEQTLSTDGEPTQGGDSFGGSPADLDLLRWAGFDAVSLANNHLGDYGERALLETVDLLSDGPVRAFGAGRTARAAARPLLLEARGTTFAFLGFNAIGETPMATATTPGALSVRMPPRTGPLQQADLDRVTAAVRRADRVADAVVVLPHWGTQYTHVPEPVQHRVARALVAAGADLVVGGHPHWVQGVEQISGVPVLHSLGNFVFDMDWEPQVMQGVMLETTWRGPELISLRLVPYAMDPATFAPRVVDGEVAADILRDVASTTSPSAGPLVRCLTSSPSRRVCTP